A region from the Pungitius pungitius chromosome 16, fPunPun2.1, whole genome shotgun sequence genome encodes:
- the grm5a gene encoding glutamate receptor, metabotropic 5a, which yields MAGGARRNTAMGARLGLYVRLIAVSALLGADLSRLGLKDQGGVNAQTTDRRVLTHIPGDIIIGALFSVHHQPPADKVHERKCGAVREQYGIQRVEAMMHTLDRINADPTILPNITLGCEIRDSCWHSAVALEQSIEFIRDTLVSNEEEESHGRCTAEAGSMLLQAKKPIVGLIGPGSSSVAIQVQNLLQLFNIPQIAYSATSMDLSDKSLYKYFMRVVPSDMQQAKAMVDIVKKYNWSYVSAIHTEGNYGESGMEAFKDMAAKEGICIAHSDKIYSNAGQQSFDKLLQKLRAHLPKARVVACFCEGMTVRGILMAMRRQRLVGEFLLVGSDGWADRYDVTDGYEREAAGGITIKLKSAYVTWFDDYYLNLKPDANLRNPWFPEFWQHRFQCRLIGHPQESSVYNRTCTWRESLRHQYAQDTKMGFVINAIYSMAYGLHAMQQSLCPGYKGLCETMRPIDGRKLLDFLMRTNFTGVSAETIYFDQNGDSPGRYEIMNFKSTGEDEYSYNHVGSWDQGGLKMNDEEIWSNNSEIIQSVCSEPCQKAQIKVIRKGEVSCCWTCTPCKENEFVFDEYTCRACVLGFWPTDDLTGCEPIPVQYVRWGDPEPIAAVAFSCLGLMATLFVTSVFIKFWDTPVVKSSSRELCYIILVGICLGYLCTFSLIAKPHIVYCYLQRLGIGLSPAMSYSALVTKTNRIARILAGSKKKICTKKPRFMSACAQLVIAFLLILLQFGIIVALFIIEPPEVIYDYPSIREVHLICNLTTLGVVAPLGYNGLLILSCTFYAFKTRNVPANFNEAKYIAFTMYTTCIIWLAFVPIYFGSNYKIITMCFSVSLSATVALCCMFVPKVYIMLAKPEKNVRSAFTTSTVVRMHVGDAKKVTKTGKSSSSMANLFRRRGSVQDNISSNGKSVTWSQNERGHRPNIWKRMSFHVKKKESVETNQTAIIKPFSKGGDAPADTGVREQFVEQQVSQHFGCSPSPSPRSFRGGEGGEAGPALPAYEAEHAAGVRRRGGDNGLCDGMADGGDISVIGVGDIGMGMIGGQAQGATIMDQISCVVNRFTANISELNTMMLPGGVPANPSSAAAAAAAPPAEAAPGPPQYLGSRGRQAATVTTYAEVAAVSNLCENRPAGKIYEHLAGTCVSSRRAKDMEELVALTPPSPFRDSSLSSSDSSPPSLSPASEAEYDQLLLRHYSQSSSSL from the exons ATGGCAGGAGGTGCGAGGAGGAACACGGCGATGGGGGCTAGGTTGGGGTTATATGTGAGGCTGATAGCAGTGAGTGCGTTACTGGGAGCTGATCTCAGCCGCCTGGGCCTCAAAGACCAGGGTGGGGTCAATGCTCAGACCACCGATAGAAGGGTTTTGACCCACATCCCCGGTGACATCATCATAGGAGCTCTGTTCTCCGTCCACCACCAACCGCCTGCGGACAAG GTCCACGAGCGAAAGTGCGGTGCGGTGCGTGAGCAGTATGGAATCCAGAGAGTAGAGGCCATGATGCACACTCTGGATCGAATCAACGCAGACCCCACTATTCTCCCAAATATCACCTTGGGCTGTGAGATCAG GGACTCGTGCTGGCACTCTGCAGTGGCGCTGGAGCAGAGCATCGAGTTCATTCGGGACACGCTGGTGTccaatgaagaggaggagagccacGGCAGGTGTACTGCTGAGGCAGGAAGCATGTTGCTGCAGGCGAAGAAGCCCATCGTGGGACTCATTGGACCTGGATCCAGCTCTGTGGCCATCCAGGTGCAAAATCTCCTGCAGCTCTTCAACATCCCACAGATCGCTTACTCGGCCACCAGCATGGATCTCAGTGACAAG AGCCTGTATAAGTATTTCATGAGGGTGGTGCCGTCGGATATGCAACAGGCGAAAGCCATGGTGGACATTGTCAAGAAATACAACTGGAGCTACGTGTCCGCGATACACACCGAGG GTAACTATGGCGAGAGTGGTATGGAGGCATTTAAAGACATGGCAGCAAAGGAGGGGATCTGCATAGCCCACTCTGATAAGATATACAGCAACGCTGGGCAACAGAGCTTCGATAAGCTCCTGCAGAAGCTACGAGCCCACCTGCCCAAAGCCAGGGTGGTGGCCTGTTTCTGTGAGGGCATGACGGTCAGAGGCATATTGATGGCCATGCGACGGCAGCGCCTGGTGGGAGAGTTTCTGCTGGTTGGAAG TGATGGCTGGGCAGACAGGTACGATGTCACAGACGGCTACGAGAGGGAGGCGGCGGGTGGCATCACGATAAAGTTAAAGTCGGCCTATGTGACCTGGTTCGACGACTATTACCTGAACTTGAAGCCCGATGCCAACCTGAGAAACCCTTGGTTCCCCGAGTTCTGGCAACACCGCTTCCAGTGCAGGTTGATCGGACATCCGCAGGAGAGCAGCGTGTACAACCGCACCTGCACCT GGAGAGAGTCTCTGCGCCATCAGTATGCCCAAGACACCAAGATGGGCTTCGTCATCAACGCCATCTATTCGATGGCTTACGGACTGCACGCCATGCAGCAATCCCTCTGTCCAGGATACAAG GGATTGTGTGAGACCATGCGACCCATCGACGGCCGCAAGCTGCTGGACTTCTTGATGAGAACCAACTTTACCGGTGTGTCTGCAGAGACCATCTACTTTGACCAGAATGGAGACTCGCCTGGCAG GTATGAAATCATGAACTTCAAGAGCACAGGCGAAGATGAGTACTCTTACAACCACGTGGGAAGCTGGGACCAGGGGGGCCTGAAGATGAACGATGAGGAAATCTGGAGTAACAACAGTGAAATCATCCAGTCGGTTTGCTCTGAGCCGTGCCAGAAGGCACAGATTAAG gtgatCCGCAAAGGAGaagtgagctgctgctggacttgCACTCCCTGCAAGGAGAACGAGTTTGTGTTTGATGAGTACACTTGTCGAGCCTGTGTCCTTGGCTTTTGGCCCACAGATGACCTCACTG GTTGTGAGCCAATCCCTGTGCAGTATGTGCGTTGGGGGGATCCAGAGCCCATTGCGGCAGTGGCCTTCTCCTGCCTGGGCCTCATGGCTACACTTTTTGTTACGTCCGTCTTCATCAA GTTTTGGGACACTCCAGTGGTCAAGTCATCCAGTCGTGAGCTCTGCTACATCATTCTGGTGGGAATATGTCTGGGCTATCTTTGCACCTTCAGCCTTATCGCCAAGCCCCACATAGTCTACTGCTACCTCCAACGGCTGGGAATCGGCCTGTCTCCTGCCATGAGCTACTCTGCGCTGGTCACCAAG ACCAACCGTATAGCAAGGATCTTGGCAGGCAGCAAGAAGAAGATCTGCACCAAGAAACCTCGCTTTATGTCCGCCTGCGCACAATTGGTCATCGCCTTCCTACTCATTCTGCTGCAGTTTGGGATTATTGTGGCACTTTTTATCATAGAGCCACCAGAG GTGATCTATGATTACCCCAGTATCCGGGAGGTGCACCTGATCTGCAATCTGACCACTCTGGGGGTGGTGGCGCCGCTGGGCTACAACGGCCTGCTCATCCTGAGCTGCACCTTCTACGCCTTCAAG ACTCGAAATGTTCCGGCTAATTTTAATGAGGCCAAGTATATTGCCTTTACCATGTACACCACGTGCATTATTTGGCTGGCCTTTGTTCCTATTTACTTTGGGTCCAACTACAAGATCATAACCATGTGCTTTAGTGTCAGCCTCAGTGCCACAGTGGCTCTCTGCTGCATGTTTGTCCCAAAG GTGTACATCATGCTTGCCAAGCCTGAGAAAAATGTTCGGAGTGCTTTCACAACCTCCACAGTGGTGCGCATGCATGTGGGGGATGCCAAGAAAGTGACCAAGACTGGAAAATCCTCTAGCAGCATGGCCAACTTGTTTCGACGGCGTGGTTCCGTGCAGGACAACATCAG TTCCAATGGGAAGTCGGTGACATGGTCGCAGAATGAGCGCGGCCACAGGCCAAACATATGGAAGAGGATGTCCTTCCACGTCAAGAAAAAGGAGTCAGTCGAGACTAACCAGACCGCCATCATCAAGCCATTCTCCAAAGGAGGAGACGCACCCGCGGACACGGGGGTCCGGGAGCAGTTTGTGGAGCAGCAGGTGTCTCAGCACTTCGGCTGCTCCCCTTCCCCGTCACCGAGGAGCTTCCGTGGAGGTGAGGGTGGAGAGGCTGGGCCAGCCTTACCCGCCTATGAGGCGGAGCACGCAGCTGGGGTCAGGAGGCGAGGCGGGGACAACGGCCTGTGTGACGGCATGGCGGACGGTGGGGACATTAGTGTCATCGGCGTGGGCGACATCGGCATGGGGATGATCGGGGGCCAGGCTCAGGGCGCCACCATCATGGACCAAATCAGCTGCGTGGTTAACCGTTTCACCGCCAACATCAGCGAGCTGAACACCATGATGCTGCCGGGCGGAGTCCCTGCCAACCCTtcgtccgccgccgccgccgctgccgccccGCCTGCGGAGGCCGCCCCCGGACCGCCTCAGTACCTGGGATCCAGAGGCAGGCAGGCCGCCACTGTCACCACATACGCCGAGGTCGCGGCCGTCTCCAACCTCTGCGAGAACCGACCAGCGGGTAAGATTTACGAGCACCTGGCCGGGACTTGCGTGAGCAGCAGGCGAGCCAAGGATATGGAGGAGCTGGTCGCTCTGACGCCTCCGTCCCCGTTCAGAGACTCATCTCTGAGCTCCAGCGACAGCTCACCCCCCTCGCTGTCGCCAGCCTCTGAGGCTGAGTatgaccagctgctgctgagacACTACAGCCAAAGCTCCTCGTCTCTCTAG